The Desulfosoma caldarium nucleotide sequence TGATCAGCCACAGCGAATTGAGCAATCTGTCGGAGATTCAGTCCATCGGCATGATTCGAGGCGCCCATGCAGGTTAAAACCTTTGTTGCTCCAACCATGCAAGAGGCCTTGGATCTGGTCCGCAAAGATCTGGGATCCGATGCCATCCTTTTGGGTAACCGAAAGGTCAAGGATACGGACGGCAAGCCGTGTATCGAGATCACCGCTGCCGTGGATCGGGCCAGCCCGGGAACGGACAAGGAACCGCCCCTTTTGAGAGAACACACCGCGGCACACCCTCAAGACCCCGTTCTGCAAGAACAGTTGGAAGACATTCGGGCACTGCTATCCCTGCTCCTTTCGGGCAAGGACACCTTTATGCGCCTTCAAAGCCATGAGGCGGTCGCCGAACTCTTTCAGCACCTTCTGATTCGAGGACTTAACGAAAAAACCGCCTTTGCCATCCTTCAAAACATTCTTTCCCGCTTTGCCAACGAGACGCCTTCCAAAAGTCAACTTTTGGACGCTTTCTCCCGTCAGGTTGCTGACAGAGTGCGTGTCGTGGATCCCTTTGCCGGGGTGGAGGAAGGGCTTCAGGGCGCGACCATGTATGTTTTTCTCGGACCCACGGGCGTCGGCAAAACCACGACGTTGGCCAAGGTGGCGGCGTATCTCAAGGTGAAGCGCAAGCTCTCCATCGGGCTCATTTCCTTGGACACGTACCGCATTGGGGCCTTGGATCAGCTGAAGACCTATGCGGACATCCTGGATGTACCCCTCAAGGTAGCTCACACCCGCCTGGATTTGGTTTCGGCCCGAGAGGCTCTGAAGGAAAACCCGGTGGTGCTCGTGGACACCACCGGACGCAATTACCTCAATGGTCGCGCCATAGAGCATCTTCAGGGCATTTTTCGTGATCTGGAGGGCCTGTATCCTTTTTTGGTCTTGAGTGCCACCGCCAAGGATGAGGACGTGCGGCACGTGATGCAGCGGTTTCGGCCGTTGGCTCCGCAGAGTCTCATTTTCACCAAGATTGATGAAACATTAACTCCGGGAACCATTGTTAACCCGCTGCTGCGTTTTCCGTACCCCGTGTCCTACTTGGGTGTGGGCCAAAGAGTTCCCGAGGACTTGGTGAGAGCAACGCACGAGCGCATGGTGGGTTTCTTTTTTCCGCGCGGCCAGTGGAAAAGTTGAGGAGAAAGGGAGGTTATGGATCAAGCTCTTGGACTTCGCAAGAAAACCTCATCTCGTGATCCATGGAACGACACTCGCCCTTTGAATGCCCCGTTTGAGAAGACCGTGGTGCGAACCCTTTCGGTGAGCAGCGGCAAAGGGGGTGTGGGCAAGAGCAATGTGGTGGTGAACCTGGCTGTGGCTTTGGATCGGTTGGGCCGGCGCGTGATGATTTTGGACGCCGATTTGGGTTTGGCCAACGTGGACGTCCTCTTGGGACTCACCCCCACCTACAACATCAGCCATGTCTTGGACGGCACGCATCGCCTGGACGACGTGCTCGTCTCGGGCCCCGGAAACATTCGCATCATGCCAGCCAGCTCTGGCGTGCAGCACCTCACTCAGCTCACGCAGGAACAGAAAATTCTTTTCGTGGATCTTCTCGACGATCTGGAAACCGATGTGGACATTCTTCTCATCGATACCGGCGCGGGCATTGCAGATACGGTGCTATATTTCAATATGGCGGCTCAAGAAAAAATCGTGGTGGTGACTCCCGAGCCCACGTCTCTCACGGACGCCTATGCCTTTATCAAGGTCATGTTCACGCGGCATGGCGAACGCTCCTTTCGCATCCTCACCAACGCCGTGGCAGACGAAAAGGAAGGTCGTGCCGTCTTTCGTAAGCTCAGCCGCGTCGCCGATCATTTTCTTGACGGAATCTCCTTGGACTACCTGGGGTGGATTCCTCGGGATCCCAGTGTCCCCGAGGCGGTACGACAACAGAAAGCGCTCTTGGAGGTTTTTCCCGGAGCTCCCGCATCTCGCGCCTTCATGGATATTGCGGGGCGCCTTAACCGCGAAGCCCCAACAATGCCCAAGGGAACCATACAATTCTTTTGGAAGCGACTTTTGAAGGTGTAAGAGCCGGAGATTATCATGACTCCTATTTCCTCACCGATCCCCTCACCGCACGCCGAGCGGGCCGACGGCGTGCCGCAAGGATGTGCCTGTCGAGACGAGGCCATGATCCGATACTACCCCCTCGTGCGCCACATGGCCTATCGCCTGGCGGCTCGGCTTCCAAGCACCATCAGCATAGACGATCTGTGCGCTGCAGGCGTGATCGGCCTCATGGACGCCATAGAGAAATAT carries:
- the flhF gene encoding flagellar biosynthesis protein FlhF, whose translation is MQVKTFVAPTMQEALDLVRKDLGSDAILLGNRKVKDTDGKPCIEITAAVDRASPGTDKEPPLLREHTAAHPQDPVLQEQLEDIRALLSLLLSGKDTFMRLQSHEAVAELFQHLLIRGLNEKTAFAILQNILSRFANETPSKSQLLDAFSRQVADRVRVVDPFAGVEEGLQGATMYVFLGPTGVGKTTTLAKVAAYLKVKRKLSIGLISLDTYRIGALDQLKTYADILDVPLKVAHTRLDLVSAREALKENPVVLVDTTGRNYLNGRAIEHLQGIFRDLEGLYPFLVLSATAKDEDVRHVMQRFRPLAPQSLIFTKIDETLTPGTIVNPLLRFPYPVSYLGVGQRVPEDLVRATHERMVGFFFPRGQWKS
- a CDS encoding MinD/ParA family protein gives rise to the protein MDQALGLRKKTSSRDPWNDTRPLNAPFEKTVVRTLSVSSGKGGVGKSNVVVNLAVALDRLGRRVMILDADLGLANVDVLLGLTPTYNISHVLDGTHRLDDVLVSGPGNIRIMPASSGVQHLTQLTQEQKILFVDLLDDLETDVDILLIDTGAGIADTVLYFNMAAQEKIVVVTPEPTSLTDAYAFIKVMFTRHGERSFRILTNAVADEKEGRAVFRKLSRVADHFLDGISLDYLGWIPRDPSVPEAVRQQKALLEVFPGAPASRAFMDIAGRLNREAPTMPKGTIQFFWKRLLKV